A region of Sphingomonas crusticola DNA encodes the following proteins:
- a CDS encoding DUF882 domain-containing protein produces MLDMQIGRRGLLGGAILAGASTMIGSRAFAAMPERRLAFRNIHTNETFDARFFGAQGWDQQGLAELNHGLRDWRNNESTQMDPKLMLLLSQIRDKLDLPPQTKLEMISGYRSPQTNGALRARGGAHTGVASKSQHMLGKATDIHMPGVPLDRLHLVAMSMQAGGVGYYPKDGFVHVDTGRVRTW; encoded by the coding sequence ATGTTGGACATGCAGATCGGCCGTCGTGGCCTGTTGGGTGGCGCGATTTTGGCGGGCGCCAGCACGATGATCGGCAGCAGGGCTTTCGCGGCAATGCCGGAACGGCGCCTCGCCTTCCGTAACATTCATACCAACGAGACGTTCGACGCGCGCTTCTTCGGCGCCCAGGGCTGGGATCAGCAGGGTCTTGCCGAACTCAATCATGGCCTGCGCGACTGGCGCAACAACGAGTCCACGCAGATGGACCCGAAGCTGATGCTGCTGCTCAGCCAGATCCGCGACAAGCTCGATCTGCCGCCGCAGACCAAGCTGGAAATGATCTCCGGCTATCGCTCGCCGCAGACCAACGGCGCACTGCGGGCGCGCGGCGGTGCGCATACCGGCGTCGCGTCCAAGAGCCAGCACATGCTGGGCAAGGCGACCGACATTCACATGCCGGGCGTGCCGCTCGATCGCCTGCACCTCGTCGCCATGTCGATGCAGGCAGGCGGCGTCGGCTATTATCCCAAGGACGGCTTCGTCCACGTCGATACGGGCCGCGTCCGCACCTGGTAA
- the thiE gene encoding thiamine phosphate synthase — MQQFGQGEDIPNDEVDLDPGFAEQFERQFRPACQLYLISPPSIDDGFADRLAAAIDAGPVGAFQLRLKGIDEHAIARMAEPLQRVCADRDVAFIVNDSMGLAKRLGADGVHLGQDDGDPREARALLGPSAQIGVTCHDSRHLAMEAGEAGADYVAFGAFYPTTTKEVRHRPDPSILGWWTTLFELPCVAIGGITPDNAAPLIAAGADFIAVCSAVWNAAEGEAAAVRAFAKLLDLQPSQS, encoded by the coding sequence ATGCAGCAGTTCGGCCAAGGCGAAGACATTCCGAATGACGAGGTCGATCTCGACCCCGGCTTCGCCGAGCAGTTCGAGCGCCAGTTCAGGCCGGCCTGCCAGCTCTATCTGATCTCTCCGCCCTCGATTGACGACGGCTTTGCGGATCGCCTGGCGGCGGCGATCGACGCCGGGCCGGTCGGCGCATTCCAGCTACGCCTCAAGGGAATAGACGAGCATGCCATCGCGCGCATGGCCGAACCGCTGCAGCGCGTCTGCGCCGACCGGGATGTCGCCTTCATCGTCAACGACAGCATGGGCCTGGCCAAGCGGCTGGGCGCCGATGGCGTTCACCTGGGCCAGGACGATGGCGACCCGCGCGAGGCGCGCGCTTTGCTTGGCCCCTCGGCGCAAATCGGCGTGACCTGTCATGACAGCCGTCACCTCGCGATGGAGGCGGGGGAGGCGGGTGCCGATTACGTGGCGTTCGGCGCTTTCTACCCCACCACCACCAAGGAGGTGCGCCATCGTCCGGACCCCTCGATCCTCGGCTGGTGGACGACCCTGTTCGAATTGCCGTGCGTCGCCATCGGCGGCATCACGCCCGATAACGCTGCACCCCTGATCGCCGCGGGTGCCGATTTCATCGCGGTCTGCAGTGCGGTGTGGAATGCAGCCGAAGGGGAGGCGGCCGCGGTGCGCGCCTTCGCCAAATTACTGGATTTGCAGCCGTCGCAAAGCTAA
- a CDS encoding SRPBCC family protein has product MTESPAIHGTFVIDRHYPAPVARVFAAFADPQRKKSWFAASDTHEIVAFESDLRVGGIERLHYRFGPDTPFPGAILTNEGQYHDVIPERRIVTASRMAIEGKPISVALVTIELSPANGGTDVTLIFQGVFFEGADGPDMRKGGWEVVLDRLGESLAA; this is encoded by the coding sequence ATGACCGAGTCGCCCGCCATCCACGGTACATTCGTGATCGATCGCCATTATCCTGCGCCGGTGGCGCGCGTGTTTGCGGCCTTTGCCGATCCGCAGCGCAAGAAAAGCTGGTTCGCGGCCAGCGACACGCACGAGATTGTCGCCTTCGAAAGCGACCTTCGCGTCGGCGGCATCGAACGCCTGCATTATAGGTTTGGTCCTGACACCCCCTTTCCCGGCGCAATCCTGACCAATGAGGGCCAATATCATGATGTCATACCCGAACGCCGCATCGTCACCGCGTCGCGCATGGCGATCGAGGGGAAGCCGATCTCAGTCGCGCTGGTCACCATCGAGCTGTCGCCCGCGAATGGCGGCACTGACGTGACCTTGATCTTTCAGGGTGTGTTCTTCGAGGGTGCCGACGGCCCTGACATGCGCAAGGGCGGATGGGAGGTTGTGCTGGACCGACTGGGTGAAAGCTTGGCTGCCTAG
- a CDS encoding ArsR/SmtB family transcription factor produces the protein MARPESRPRVNIDQLFHALGDPTRRRIVEALSARPYALSALAEPFGMTLTAVSQHLRILENAGLVRTEKVGRVRSCRIEPQGLAVLQQWIADRRSLWERRLDQLGEMLSEPG, from the coding sequence ATGGCCCGGCCCGAAAGCCGCCCTCGCGTCAATATCGACCAGCTGTTTCATGCGCTGGGCGATCCTACGCGTCGGCGCATCGTGGAAGCATTGAGCGCGCGCCCCTACGCCTTGTCGGCGCTCGCCGAGCCCTTCGGCATGACGCTGACGGCGGTCTCCCAACATCTCCGGATCCTGGAGAATGCAGGGCTCGTCCGGACCGAAAAGGTTGGGCGGGTGCGCAGCTGCCGGATCGAACCGCAGGGCCTTGCCGTTCTACAGCAGTGGATTGCCGACCGGCGGTCGCTCTGGGAGCGGCGGCTGGACCAGCTTGGCGAGATGCTTAGCGAGCCGGGATGA
- a CDS encoding DUF72 domain-containing protein codes for MPQGTEDGDGASIRIGCSGWNYRHWRGPFYPEKLPVKRWFEFYAEQFDTVEINNSFYRLPPAETFDKWREQAPPGFAYAVKANRYLTQAKKLKDCAEPVARMMAPVRHLGATLGPILYQLPPTLQLNLARLEEFLTLLPKDLIHVFEFRHPSWYVPETSELLAAKGASFCCHDMAGSVSPRWAVGPIVYVRFHGGVGKYWGRYERALLADWADWMQEKKAHGRTVWAYFNNDIFAHAIADALELKRLTANP; via the coding sequence ATGCCGCAAGGGACAGAGGATGGTGACGGCGCCTCCATCCGTATCGGCTGTTCCGGCTGGAATTACCGCCATTGGCGCGGACCATTCTACCCCGAGAAGCTTCCGGTCAAACGCTGGTTCGAATTTTACGCCGAGCAATTCGACACGGTCGAGATCAACAACAGCTTCTATCGCCTGCCGCCGGCCGAGACGTTCGACAAATGGCGCGAACAGGCGCCGCCCGGCTTCGCCTATGCGGTCAAGGCGAACCGCTATCTGACCCAGGCCAAGAAGCTCAAGGATTGCGCCGAGCCGGTGGCGCGCATGATGGCGCCGGTGCGGCATCTGGGCGCGACACTAGGCCCGATCCTCTATCAGCTACCGCCGACGCTGCAGCTCAATCTGGCGCGGCTGGAGGAGTTTCTGACGCTCCTGCCGAAAGACCTGATCCACGTCTTCGAGTTCCGGCATCCCAGTTGGTATGTGCCGGAAACCTCCGAGTTGCTGGCTGCCAAGGGCGCCTCCTTCTGCTGCCACGATATGGCGGGATCGGTCAGCCCGCGATGGGCGGTCGGCCCGATCGTCTATGTTCGTTTCCACGGCGGTGTCGGCAAATATTGGGGCCGCTACGAGCGCGCGCTTCTGGCAGATTGGGCCGATTGGATGCAGGAAAAGAAAGCTCACGGCCGGACGGTCTGGGCCTATTTCAACAATGACATCTTCGCCCATGCCATCGCCGACGCACTGGAGCTCAAGCGTCTGACCGCAAATCCATGA
- a CDS encoding fructose bisphosphate aldolase — protein sequence MHDAKMMAQMSNGAGFIAALDQSGGSTPGALRAYGIPDSAYSGDAEMFAAMHAMRVRIMTAPSFTGEKVLAAILFEQTMDGQALGQPVPTYLWQERGIVPFLKVDKGLEPEADGVQLMKPIPGLDDLLARAAKLGIFGTKERSVVNLASPSGIEAIVAQQFELAEQILGHGLMPILEPEVLIKSAEREAAEELLLAAILRHLDALDGDKKVMLKLSIPVKPDLYAPLVAHPKVVRVVALSGGFSRSEACRLLAENHGMIASFSRALVSDLQHGMSDAEFDATLSAAIDEIYEASTAKV from the coding sequence ATGCACGACGCGAAAATGATGGCGCAAATGTCGAATGGAGCCGGTTTCATCGCCGCGCTCGATCAGAGCGGCGGATCGACGCCGGGCGCGTTGCGGGCCTATGGCATTCCGGACAGCGCTTATTCCGGTGACGCCGAGATGTTCGCAGCGATGCATGCGATGCGGGTGCGGATCATGACCGCACCGTCTTTCACCGGCGAGAAGGTGCTGGCGGCGATCCTGTTCGAGCAGACGATGGACGGACAGGCGCTTGGCCAGCCCGTGCCGACCTATTTGTGGCAGGAGCGGGGGATCGTACCGTTCCTCAAGGTCGACAAGGGGTTGGAGCCGGAGGCCGACGGCGTCCAGTTGATGAAGCCCATTCCAGGCCTCGATGATTTGCTGGCACGCGCGGCAAAGCTCGGCATTTTCGGCACGAAGGAGCGGTCGGTCGTCAATCTTGCCTCGCCCAGCGGTATTGAAGCGATCGTCGCGCAGCAGTTCGAGCTAGCGGAACAAATCCTTGGTCACGGCCTGATGCCGATCCTTGAGCCCGAGGTCCTCATTAAGAGCGCCGAGCGCGAGGCGGCGGAGGAATTGCTGCTGGCCGCCATCCTCCGCCATCTGGATGCGCTCGACGGCGACAAGAAGGTGATGCTCAAGCTTTCCATTCCGGTTAAGCCGGATCTTTACGCGCCGCTGGTCGCGCATCCGAAGGTGGTGCGGGTCGTTGCCTTGTCGGGCGGCTTTTCCCGTTCGGAGGCATGCCGGCTGCTCGCCGAGAATCACGGCATGATCGCCAGCTTCTCGCGCGCATTGGTGTCGGACCTGCAGCACGGGATGAGCGATGCCGAATTCGATGCCACGCTGAGCGCCGCTATCGATGAGATCTACGAGGCTTCCACCGCCAAGGTGTGA
- a CDS encoding phosphoglycerate kinase: MSSFRTLDDIGDVTGKRVLVREDLNVPMDGARVTDDMRLRAAAPTIAELSDKGAIVLVLAHFGRPKGARNPDMSLALVTKPLSDVLGREVRFIDDCAGAGAEAAVADLRSGDIAVLENTRFHAGEEQNDPALAQAMARLGDLYVNDAFSAAHRAHASTEALAHILPAYAGRSMQAELDALEKALGNPEHPVAAVVGGAKVSTKLDVLKHLVAKVDHLIIGGGMANTFLAARGVDVGKSLCEHDLTGTALEILDAADRADCIVHLPYDVVVAKEFRANPPTRTVNVHDVAPDEMILDVGPAAVEALGDALKTCRTLVWNGPLGAFETPPFDMATVALAQTAAALTQSGGLVSVAGGGDTVAALNQAGVADRFTFVSTAGGAFLEWMEGKTLPGVAALMHG; the protein is encoded by the coding sequence GTGAGCAGCTTCAGGACGCTGGACGATATAGGCGATGTGACCGGCAAGCGCGTGCTGGTGCGGGAGGATCTCAACGTACCGATGGATGGCGCGAGGGTGACGGACGACATGCGTCTGCGCGCGGCCGCCCCCACCATCGCCGAGCTGTCGGATAAGGGCGCGATCGTGCTCGTTCTTGCCCATTTCGGCCGGCCAAAGGGTGCGCGCAATCCGGACATGAGCCTGGCGCTGGTCACCAAACCTCTATCCGACGTGCTCGGGCGCGAAGTGCGTTTCATCGACGATTGCGCCGGGGCGGGCGCCGAGGCGGCGGTAGCCGATCTGCGTTCGGGCGACATTGCGGTACTGGAGAATACGCGCTTCCATGCCGGGGAGGAGCAGAACGACCCGGCACTGGCGCAGGCGATGGCTCGGCTCGGCGATCTCTATGTCAACGACGCCTTCTCGGCGGCGCATCGTGCTCATGCCTCGACCGAAGCACTGGCGCACATTCTGCCCGCTTATGCCGGCCGTTCGATGCAGGCGGAACTCGACGCGCTGGAAAAGGCGCTCGGCAATCCCGAGCATCCGGTCGCGGCGGTGGTGGGCGGGGCCAAGGTCTCCACCAAGCTCGACGTGCTCAAGCATCTCGTCGCCAAGGTCGATCATCTGATCATCGGCGGCGGCATGGCGAACACCTTCCTCGCTGCGCGCGGCGTCGATGTCGGCAAGTCGCTCTGCGAGCATGACCTGACCGGCACCGCGCTTGAGATCCTGGACGCGGCCGACCGCGCCGATTGCATCGTCCACCTGCCGTACGACGTGGTGGTGGCCAAGGAATTCCGCGCCAATCCGCCGACCCGTACGGTCAACGTGCATGATGTCGCACCGGATGAGATGATACTCGACGTCGGCCCGGCGGCGGTCGAGGCGCTGGGCGATGCGCTCAAGACCTGCCGCACCTTGGTATGGAACGGGCCGCTCGGTGCGTTCGAGACGCCGCCGTTCGATATGGCGACGGTGGCGCTCGCCCAGACGGCGGCGGCGCTGACCCAATCGGGCGGGCTGGTCTCGGTCGCCGGCGGCGGGGACACCGTCGCGGCGCTGAATCAGGCTGGTGTCGCGGACCGCTTCACCTTCGTCTCCACCGCCGGTGGCGCCTTCCTGGAATGGATGGAGGGCAAGACATTGCCGGGCGTTGCCGCGCTGATGCACGGCTGA
- a CDS encoding MOSC domain-containing protein, translating into METLDHAEVTVAMGVPGDFRGMLKPNSRNRRQVTVMAVEAWREALAELGVDVPWEERRVNLMVEGLALEHTTDARMIFSSGLILEITGECDPCRRMEDVAVGLDAALRPNWRGGIISRVIEGGPIQIGDQVRIER; encoded by the coding sequence ATGGAGACGCTCGACCATGCCGAGGTGACGGTCGCGATGGGCGTGCCGGGCGATTTCCGAGGCATGCTGAAGCCGAACAGCCGTAACCGGCGGCAGGTGACGGTGATGGCGGTCGAAGCCTGGCGCGAAGCGCTCGCAGAACTTGGCGTCGACGTCCCCTGGGAGGAGCGCCGCGTCAACCTGATGGTCGAAGGACTGGCGTTGGAACATACCACCGACGCGAGAATGATTTTTTCGTCGGGTCTTATCCTGGAAATAACTGGCGAATGCGATCCATGCCGGCGCATGGAAGATGTCGCGGTTGGCCTTGATGCGGCATTGCGCCCGAACTGGCGCGGCGGAATCATTTCGCGGGTGATTGAAGGCGGGCCAATCCAGATTGGCGATCAAGTAAGGATCGAACGGTGA
- the gap gene encoding type I glyceraldehyde-3-phosphate dehydrogenase → MAVRVAINGFGRIGRLVARAILSRPDCGLELVAINDLADAPSNALLFKRDSVHGSWPGEVRADGNDLIIDGKRIKVTAERDPAKLPHKADGIDIALECTGFFADRETAGKHFDAGARKVLISAPAKGVDLTVVYGVNHDKLTAEHNLVSNASCTTNCLAPIAKVLNDTVGIERGLMTTVHSYTNDQKILDQIHKDMRRARAAAMSMIPTTTGAARAVGEVLPELKGRLDGSAIRVPTPNVSVVDLTFQPKRDTSVEEVNGALKAASESGPLKGILQYVTEPLVSIDFNGDQHSSSVDSLETAVLEGKLVRVLSWYDNEWGFSNRMVDTAGAMGKFL, encoded by the coding sequence ATGGCGGTACGGGTTGCGATCAACGGCTTTGGACGGATTGGCCGCCTGGTCGCCCGCGCGATTCTCTCGCGTCCCGATTGCGGCCTTGAACTGGTCGCGATCAACGACCTTGCCGACGCTCCGTCGAACGCCCTGCTGTTCAAGCGCGACAGCGTTCATGGCAGCTGGCCGGGCGAGGTTCGGGCCGACGGTAACGACCTGATCATCGACGGCAAGCGCATCAAGGTGACTGCCGAGCGCGATCCGGCCAAGCTGCCGCACAAGGCCGACGGCATCGATATCGCACTGGAATGCACCGGCTTTTTCGCCGACCGCGAAACCGCGGGCAAGCATTTCGACGCGGGTGCGCGCAAGGTGCTGATCTCGGCCCCGGCCAAGGGCGTCGACCTGACCGTCGTTTACGGCGTCAATCACGACAAGCTGACGGCCGAGCACAACCTCGTCTCCAACGCATCGTGCACCACCAATTGCCTTGCGCCGATCGCCAAGGTGTTGAACGACACGGTCGGAATCGAGCGCGGCCTGATGACGACCGTGCACAGTTACACTAACGATCAGAAGATCCTCGACCAGATCCACAAGGATATGCGCCGCGCACGTGCCGCCGCCATGTCGATGATCCCGACCACCACCGGCGCCGCGCGCGCTGTCGGCGAGGTGCTCCCCGAGCTGAAGGGTCGCCTCGACGGCTCGGCAATCCGCGTGCCGACTCCCAACGTCTCGGTAGTGGATCTCACCTTCCAGCCGAAGCGCGACACCAGTGTCGAGGAAGTGAACGGCGCGCTCAAGGCCGCGTCCGAAAGCGGGCCGCTCAAGGGCATCCTGCAATATGTCACCGAGCCGCTGGTTTCGATCGACTTCAATGGCGACCAGCATTCGTCGTCGGTCGACAGCCTCGAGACCGCCGTGCTCGAGGGCAAATTGGTGCGCGTGCTCAGCTGGTACGACAATGAATGGGGCTTTTCGAACCGGATGGTGGATACCGCCGGCGCGATGGGCAAGTTCCTTTAA
- a CDS encoding cell division protein ZapA — MAQVKLNVGGRSYDLACRDGEEPHLEMLAGMLDAKARDAGQLVGTTNETRQLLLAGLLLADELSDVRAGAPDPGKAALARTLDQLAARIETLAEHLEDGHANA; from the coding sequence ATGGCACAGGTTAAGCTGAACGTCGGCGGACGCAGCTACGATCTGGCCTGTCGTGACGGCGAGGAGCCGCATCTGGAGATGCTCGCCGGCATGCTGGATGCAAAGGCACGCGATGCCGGCCAGTTGGTCGGCACCACCAACGAGACGCGCCAGCTGCTGCTGGCTGGCCTGCTGTTAGCCGATGAATTGAGCGACGTACGCGCCGGGGCGCCCGATCCGGGCAAGGCCGCGCTCGCCCGCACGCTGGATCAACTTGCCGCGCGTATAGAAACATTGGCCGAGCATCTTGAGGATGGGCACGCGAACGCCTAA
- a CDS encoding 5-formyltetrahydrofolate cyclo-ligase — MAVPPPSPDPLAPDPAKIALREHLRARRSAHVEAIGADGAQSAAEAAARHILPHIPRGATVSLYLALKDELDPGPLIAQLHARGHELALPALFDGSSMRFLAWAPGDPIERGPMRLRQPLSSAPERAPDLIVTPLLGFDRAGRRIGYGAGHYDRAFQRFPGAHRIGLTWAGQEVARIPHDPWDVPLHAITTEQEFIIP; from the coding sequence ATGGCGGTCCCACCACCTTCCCCTGATCCGCTGGCCCCCGATCCAGCCAAGATCGCGTTGCGCGAGCATTTGCGCGCGCGGCGTTCGGCGCATGTCGAGGCTATCGGCGCCGACGGCGCGCAGTCCGCGGCTGAAGCTGCCGCACGGCATATCCTGCCTCATATTCCGCGCGGCGCGACCGTATCGCTCTATCTGGCGCTGAAAGACGAACTCGATCCCGGGCCGCTCATCGCCCAGTTGCACGCGCGCGGGCATGAACTCGCGCTTCCTGCCCTGTTCGACGGTTCGAGCATGCGCTTCCTGGCGTGGGCGCCGGGCGATCCGATCGAGCGCGGCCCGATGCGGTTGCGCCAGCCTTTATCCTCGGCGCCGGAGCGCGCGCCCGACCTGATCGTGACGCCTCTGCTGGGGTTCGATCGGGCCGGTCGACGGATCGGCTATGGCGCCGGCCATTATGATCGCGCCTTTCAGCGCTTTCCGGGGGCGCATCGCATTGGCCTGACCTGGGCCGGGCAGGAGGTCGCGCGGATCCCCCATGACCCGTGGGACGTCCCCTTGCATGCCATCACCACCGAGCAGGAGTTCATCATCCCATGA
- a CDS encoding DUF2842 domain-containing protein, producing MKPTWRKPAGMGLILLLILFWAGLVGSQAQHIALLPWPLQAIVYCIAGIIWIAPLKPLLFWMEHGRWR from the coding sequence ATGAAGCCGACCTGGCGCAAACCGGCGGGTATGGGCCTCATCCTGCTGCTGATCCTGTTCTGGGCGGGGTTGGTCGGCAGTCAGGCGCAGCACATTGCGCTGCTGCCCTGGCCGCTCCAGGCGATTGTCTATTGCATCGCGGGCATCATCTGGATCGCGCCGCTCAAGCCTTTATTGTTCTGGATGGAGCATGGCCGCTGGCGGTAA
- a CDS encoding S1/P1 nuclease, translating into MARFASYLAACFLIPGEPASAWSNQGHMATGAIAYDLLASRDPAAVASITALVAQHPDRSRFELALGNLTGAPRDRALFELIARWPDDIRKTAYNHTHWHHQLRVVVGTTAFKFVRLGEADHAFSRNLKIVSDDKADPGRRAIALCWLFHVLGDMHQPLHAGHRIGGRFPLTDRAGTLGWVRRGPDAAPETLHHFWDQAADREGDEAAGANSIARAAEAAAETVSVTLEQDPTATYRLAVKESEILAATIAYQGVALAESPRPADAPVLTQDYVTAARRAGEQRIGQAGARLADMLGALFSDGNRTAIERGSRDLPPAAMLHPEQ; encoded by the coding sequence ATGGCCCGGTTTGCCTCCTATCTGGCGGCGTGTTTCCTGATCCCCGGCGAACCGGCCTCCGCTTGGAGTAACCAGGGGCATATGGCGACCGGCGCGATCGCATATGACCTGCTTGCAAGCCGCGATCCCGCAGCGGTGGCGTCGATTACAGCGCTTGTCGCGCAGCATCCGGACCGATCGCGTTTCGAGCTTGCCCTCGGCAATCTAACCGGCGCGCCGCGTGATCGGGCCTTGTTTGAGCTGATCGCGCGCTGGCCCGACGATATTCGCAAGACCGCGTACAATCACACCCACTGGCACCACCAGCTCCGCGTCGTGGTCGGTACGACCGCGTTCAAATTCGTTCGACTGGGCGAGGCGGATCATGCCTTTTCCCGCAATCTCAAGATTGTCAGCGACGATAAGGCCGATCCAGGCCGGCGCGCGATCGCGCTCTGCTGGCTATTTCACGTCCTCGGCGACATGCATCAACCGCTTCATGCAGGCCATCGCATCGGCGGCCGATTTCCGCTGACCGATCGCGCGGGCACGCTCGGCTGGGTGCGGCGGGGGCCGGACGCGGCCCCAGAGACGCTGCATCATTTCTGGGATCAGGCAGCGGATCGCGAGGGGGATGAAGCGGCGGGTGCGAATTCCATCGCACGTGCGGCCGAGGCGGCAGCGGAAACCGTGTCCGTCACACTGGAGCAGGACCCAACCGCAACATATCGTCTGGCAGTCAAAGAGAGCGAAATATTGGCCGCGACGATCGCCTATCAGGGCGTTGCACTGGCAGAATCTCCGCGTCCGGCCGATGCCCCGGTCCTGACCCAGGACTATGTCACCGCGGCAAGACGGGCAGGGGAGCAACGAATCGGGCAGGCCGGCGCGCGCCTGGCGGATATGCTCGGCGCATTATTTTCAGATGGGAATCGAACCGCGATTGAGCGCGGGAGCCGCGACTTACCGCCAGCGGCCATGCTCCATCCAGAACAATAA
- a CDS encoding AI-2E family transporter codes for MSGRAAEALRRDRLLAAIALFGGIGIAIALPFALQAGAAFFLPVTAALVIAIALVPMLEWFERRRVPSPLAAFLSIAIFLSLANAAVAAIIVPASGWFALLPERVVRIRHNLRPLLEVYTSLDRFVNNTQATFIGKTGRHTVVTLGKPTSLLDVVASSAPVAILQMFFAILVVYFFLAGWTRMRRQTITNRGSFSSALTTARVIQDMVDATSAYLSTITIINVSLGLLVAGAFWLIGLPDPLMWGGIVALFNYMPYLGPIMASLLLALGGLMVFRDAWYAALPVATFIGCHLIESNLVTPSLVGRRLTINPLLILVSLSFWGWVWGPVGALLAVPILIIMKTVLDAAGKPDIAGFLFEEGTLTSPVPEASAPLPPEPTRSG; via the coding sequence ATGTCCGGTCGGGCGGCCGAAGCATTGCGTCGCGATCGGCTGCTCGCGGCGATCGCGCTGTTCGGTGGGATCGGCATCGCGATCGCGCTGCCCTTCGCCTTGCAGGCCGGCGCAGCCTTCTTCCTGCCGGTAACCGCCGCGCTGGTGATTGCCATCGCGTTGGTGCCGATGCTGGAATGGTTCGAGCGGCGGCGCGTGCCGTCTCCGCTCGCGGCCTTCCTCTCGATCGCGATCTTCTTGAGCCTGGCCAATGCGGCGGTGGCGGCGATCATCGTGCCGGCGTCGGGGTGGTTCGCGCTGCTTCCGGAACGCGTGGTGCGCATCCGCCACAATCTGCGCCCGTTGCTGGAGGTGTATACCAGCCTCGATCGGTTCGTGAACAACACGCAGGCGACCTTCATCGGCAAGACCGGGCGCCATACCGTGGTCACCCTGGGAAAGCCGACCTCCCTGCTGGATGTGGTGGCTAGCTCTGCACCGGTCGCTATCCTGCAGATGTTCTTCGCGATCCTGGTCGTCTACTTCTTCCTGGCGGGCTGGACGCGGATGCGGCGCCAGACGATCACCAACCGCGGCAGCTTCAGCAGCGCGCTTACGACTGCGCGCGTGATCCAGGACATGGTCGACGCAACCTCGGCCTATCTTTCGACGATCACGATCATCAACGTGAGCCTCGGCCTGCTTGTCGCCGGAGCCTTCTGGCTGATCGGCCTGCCCGATCCCTTGATGTGGGGCGGGATCGTCGCGCTGTTCAATTACATGCCTTATCTCGGCCCGATCATGGCGTCCCTGCTGCTCGCGCTCGGCGGTCTGATGGTGTTTCGCGATGCCTGGTATGCAGCACTTCCGGTGGCCACCTTCATCGGGTGCCATCTGATCGAATCGAACTTGGTGACGCCCTCGCTGGTCGGCCGCAGGCTGACGATCAATCCGCTGTTGATCCTGGTGTCGCTCAGCTTCTGGGGTTGGGTGTGGGGCCCCGTCGGCGCGCTGCTGGCGGTACCGATCCTGATCATCATGAAAACCGTGCTCGATGCCGCGGGCAAACCCGACATTGCCGGATTCCTGTTCGAAGAAGGCACGCTCACCAGCCCGGTTCCGGAGGCATCGGCACCTTTACCGCCCGAGCCGACGCGCAGCGGTTGA
- a CDS encoding cell wall hydrolase encodes MFIKRPSTLATGAAVLLAISGIVIPASVSYAAELVQTPLLPYDLAATAPSAPVVAVQPESPSITPPAAAETAAPAAIASAEAAPPAVPVSADADSVECMAKVVLHEAGNQPRAGKIAVAQTLVNRLKAGRFGGTICQVVNQRGQFFQIASFHPRRDTDGWQDAVEVAHEVLAGQAEPVAPGAMFFRASYAPANNFFRTRQRVTTVGGHIFYR; translated from the coding sequence ATGTTCATCAAGCGTCCTTCTACGCTTGCTACCGGCGCAGCTGTTTTGCTCGCCATTTCCGGCATCGTTATTCCCGCGTCCGTGAGTTACGCGGCGGAGTTGGTTCAGACACCGCTCCTTCCTTATGATCTCGCCGCCACCGCGCCTTCGGCCCCGGTCGTTGCGGTACAACCAGAATCCCCATCGATTACACCGCCCGCTGCAGCTGAAACGGCTGCTCCAGCCGCGATCGCCTCCGCCGAGGCGGCCCCGCCCGCAGTTCCGGTTTCCGCCGATGCGGATTCGGTCGAATGCATGGCCAAGGTGGTATTGCACGAGGCCGGCAATCAGCCTCGCGCCGGCAAGATCGCCGTGGCGCAGACGCTGGTTAACCGGCTCAAGGCCGGTCGCTTCGGTGGTACGATCTGCCAGGTCGTCAATCAGCGCGGCCAGTTCTTCCAGATCGCCAGCTTCCACCCCCGCCGTGACACGGACGGCTGGCAGGATGCGGTCGAGGTCGCTCATGAAGTGCTGGCGGGCCAGGCCGAGCCGGTCGCTCCCGGCGCTATGTTCTTCCGCGCTTCTTACGCGCCGGCGAACAATTTCTTCCGCACGCGCCAGCGCGTGACCACGGTCGGCGGCCACATCTTTTACCGCTGA